Genomic segment of Macaca nemestrina isolate mMacNem1 chromosome 3, mMacNem.hap1, whole genome shotgun sequence:
tgcagcagcatgatctcagctcgctgcagcctctgcctcccaggctcaagcaatcctcccacctcagcctcacgtgtagttggactacaggtgcatgccaccactctccactaatttttgtatttttaatggagatggggtttcaccatgttgtccaggctggccttgaactcctgggctcaagtgatctgcttgcctcagcctcacatagtgctaggattacaagcgtgagccaccacacctggctgttgcTCTGGATTGTTCTTGAATCATGTCTCTGGTGTGTTGGAAAGACTTCTGACCTGGATCTTAGACCTGGTTTAGTATTCCTCTCATTGCCTGACATGGACTAATCACCATACTCAGTCTGCTTTGTCCACAATTCAGTTCACCACTACTTAGGTTGCAGGAGAGGTTGCTAGATATGAGGCTGTTTTGCTCAGACCCTGGTGCACTATGTATTTGTTTTCAGAAGAAATGTTTTGAAGATACAGGAAGAGGAAGCTCGCCCAGGGATGTTTAATAGGATCTTGTAAACATCTgtattctaaataaataattgttagtGTTTCCACTTTAGGGTTCTTAATTTTAGAGAACTGGAAAGACTGTTCCTGAACTGGAGGTAAGTTCAGAAGTATATACCAGTGTCACTCCAGGCTGGATTAGCAGATGTAGTTAGCAGCCTTTCCAATATCCATCTTTCCCTCTTCCTTACCAACAGAACCCTAATTTTGCTCAAGGCAGTACTATGCTTATTTACAAATGCCCCAattcccagactcccttgcagctaggagTGGCCATGTGACCCACTTTGACCAATGTGATGTAGGTGGAAGTTGCTTGGTGGGGGCTTCCAGGAAATCTTCTTAGAGAGGAAAGTCTTAGCTGGCATTTGCCCTAtgctttccctccctctttcttttcattttgtttgaaatGCAGATGCAGTGTACAGGTATCCATGAATACAAAAGCTGTGTACTAAAGATAGTAAAATGGGAAGATGGAATGACCCCAGCTCCTTGACAACATTAGGGAGCTACTCTAACAGCCCTGGATTACCTACCTGGTAATGTCTTATGTAAAAACaatcaagaaaacaaagaaacggctgggtgtagtggctcacacctgtaattccagcactttgagaggctgaggcgggtggatcacttgaggccaggagtttgagaccagcctggccaacatggcgaaagcccatctgtactaaaaatacaaaaattaactgggtgtggtggtgcatacctgtaagcccagctacttagcaggctaagtcaggagaatcgcttgaacctgagaggcagaggttgcagtgagccaagatcataccactgtactctagcctgggcaacacagtgagactctgtctcaaaaaaaaaaaaagaaataaagaaagaaaagaaaagagaacaaagaaacaagcCTATTTGCTTAATCCATTGTAATCAAGTTACTCTTCCATGCAATCAAACAGAATCTTAACTGATAGACTGTTAAAatggtgtcttagtctgtttggctgctataacaaaatatcttagactgggcaatttgtaaacaacatacatttactgctcgcagttctggaggctgggaactccaagatcaagacaccagCAGACCATGGTGAACCCTCAATCCGGTGAGGGTCCATTCCTCCCAGGTGCCTTCTATgtatcctcacatgacagaaTGGCAAACAAGCTtgctcaggcctcttttataaggcagtaatcccattcatgagggtggggccctcataaCCTAGTCAGCTCCCAAAAgcctcacctcctaatatcatcaccttagggattaagtttcaacatatgaattttgtcaggggtgggggatgggggtgggcgGGGGGGACAGGACACATTCAGGCCATAGCAGACATCTAGTGTGCTATGATAGTAAATGGATGCGAATTGACTGTAGAGTTTGTTAGAACAGTGCTGCTCCAACTTCCATGTGCATATAAACCACTTGAGAGCCTTGTTAAAAATGAAGGTTCTGATTCACTGGGTCTGGAATGGGGtttgagattctgcatttttcaCCAGCTTAAAGCTAATGCTGATGAGGCTGGTcttggaccacactttgagtagcaagaatTTAGAAAATGGCAGCTCTTCTGGTCAGTCAGCCCATACCATATAGGAGCCACTTTGTTTCTCTTTGATATGTTTCTTATTTGGTTGAAAACCTGCAGAGAACTCACTCAGTGCATCTTCAACAAAAAGTTAAGGTTTTATTTAGAATATCAttttagagacaaaaagtagTTCACTTTATTTAGCAAAATAAACTTAACCAATGCATTTAAATACAGTAAATTCAAGACCtttggtggttttttttcttagatCCTTGCTTTTTTGCCAGTTGGAGTTTCTGTCTTCTAGCCTAACAGGCTTCTTTCCAAGTTAATGCAGCTATATTCCAAGGAAGTGTTTTATGAAATCTGAATACTCAAACACCCCTTCTGTATTTTAACTCAACCATCATTGTATTAGATGAAACATAAGGAAAGTGACTTAGGGAAGTAAGTGCAGAAGGAAATGTGTTCCCTTCTCTCTCATATTATCTTTTCAACAGAGGCCTGGATTGCTAAATGGATTATGAAAGCAAATTGTTACCAGGAGGTGATGGTCAAAAGCAAACTTAGATGGTTTTCACACCATCTGTCATCATGACTcaaagggaaatgcaaatcacacCATTTTTCCAGTGAAGCCACTGCTTTCCACAGAAGATACGTGTAGCTTcctattgttattttcttttctaactatgtacatttagaaaaaaatacaacactGTGTTAAATAGCAGGACAGCTAGCAACGGAACATACAACACTATGCTGAAAAACCACAACAGCTTGGTTAAGCAGAGGAGAGAAACAGCAGATGGCCTTCATGGAGTGAAGCTGTCAGTGCCTGCCATCTCCTTAGTCTGTGACGGATCTGCACTCTGAGGGCAGGCCTTCTGAGCGCCGCCACTTCGCCAGGCGCTGCTTAAACCATTTCTGGAAGAGAGAAATGAGCAAAAATATTTGTCACACACAGAAAAACTGAAATGCCTGTTCCCTTTCTAAAAGGTAGCCTCTGTGGCACAAGTGGAAAGGAGAGAATCAGGGGACGTGTCCATAGGGATGGCTCTCACCGTGACAcctttcctgcctcaggacctCTGCACGTGCTATATTATGTTTAGAATGTTCTCTCTTTATTCTTTATCTGATGATCTCCCTGTCATCCTCACATCTCAGCTTAAACAGGACCTTCTCAATGAAGTCTTCCCTGATCACTCTGTCTAAAGTGGGTTTCCCACGCATCTTCTCACTTCCCAATTTAGTATTTTGTTACTTTCACAGAACTTTTAGCATCTGTCATGATTTACttgtgtatttacttatttttaatctaCATTCCcttctagaatgtaagctccatgaaagcagaGACTGTATTCATCCTATCACCACTGCATCCTTAGCCCCTAGTACAAAGGTTTAAGAGTTAGAAATTAatcaatatttgctgaataaataaaagaagttaaaGCATATCCTTAATGCCCCAGATAGATCTCTATGGCTGCTATATTTCATCAATGTATGCTCAGCTCACCAAAGGCCTTCCTCATTGGTAGAAGTTAGTAAGAATTTGTTGAATAAGATTAATAGTTAACTGAGCACTGCACAACCTCAGAGCACTCCTTGCGGATGCCTGGAGTAGGCCAGCCCAATCTATCCTGCTCCAGGGCCACTGAGCAGTGAGAGAAGCTAAAGCGGGTCTACCACTTTGCTCAGAATCTCTCAGCTCCATATGACCCAAATATTCACACCTTACGGAAGTGACCACGGATGTACAGAAGGCCCCAGATAGGATGTTTCTAGACATGGCATCATATGAGGCCTAGAACATGCCTATATGTTGTAAGGCAGTGTGGTATACTCTTGAGAAGTCACTGGCTGCCTTTATCTTGCTAACTGGGGTGGTACAGAGTTCCCCAAAGAGAAGAACAGGAGAACCATGCTGGGGATAGGGCCAGGGTCTGGACCAGGTTGGTCAAGAGGAAACtgggaataaaaaaaagaaagcaaaacaacttTGAAGAGAGACTAGTGAGGAAACAGATGAGCAAGCATTGACCTACATTGGAAAGGATGAGGAGAGAGCTCTATGGGAAGTCAGCACCTCCCCCAAGCTCTGTTCTCCTGTGCTTCCCAACCATTCACATGTCATGGAGTACATTGAGAAGGATGATATTTGTGTGTCACTGGTGTGTAGGCAGGCTGTGTGGTAGGTGACCCCCCAGGGCTCTGCAGTCCTGGGCTCTGCCAACAGGAAGCTCTAGAGTAACTAATTGGTTATGAGAACTTGAGGAAGTCCCTAAATAGAGCACCAGTCATCTGTAAATTAAAAGGTAAGCTTAGGGTGTTTCTACTGTCCCTTCTGGTATTTCTATAATTCACCTGTTCTAGGGGTAAGGGGACgagaaacaggaagaaagcagaaagagCACAGCTGTGAGATGCCAGATCTGGGATGTGCTGATGGAGATATCGGGATGGTGGGAAAGCTCTAGAGGGCTCCCCACATAGCATGGGCTGATGCCTATCCAGATACTCAGAATGAACAGGATAGGCTCTAGGAAGCTGAAAGGGAATTCAGTATAAGCCCAAGATCAGAAGAAAATGTGAGAACCACAGGGGGAGAAGGAGCAAGGCCTAGAGGAGAGGCTGTTGAACTTGAATGGGGGTAAGGCTCTGCAGGACTGTTTTGGGCTCCACATCAATGCTAAGGTGGCTGAACAGCATGGGAATACACCTACACCTCACCCACCTGTACAGCAGAGTTTACACACTGAACTGCCTCACACAGTTGTCAAGATCTTACATACCTTTTACACTGGGGTGGCAGTAGAGAAAAGTAATCTAAAGACAAGGACAGCAGACTATCATGGGGAAAGACTTCTCTTTGGGGGCTACTTTCTGGGTGCCATATTTTGCTCCTAGGGATCACTACCCTTCATGAGAAGAGAGAACTCATGCAACTTTGGCAGCTTCAATTGAAATTATACTGCTAAGAGTGGGCCCATTTTCTTCTGTaacctgtgtgcatgtgtttagTTAACTCTGGATTCTGGTATGAGAGCAGCAAGGTTCCAGTTTCATTAATGAGGTAGCACTGTGGGGGGTTTCAAGGATACAAGGTCTGATTAAATAGGATTTCCAGTTACTAGAGCTGAATAAATGGCAGCATTGTAAAGACTGACTAATTAAAATCTGGAGGAGGAAAATCTCACTTTCTATCAGATTTCATTTAAGACAAAATGGTTGAGCTGGTCTCATTTAAAAGAGCCACCCACATCTTTACACTATGTAATGAAGCAGAATATTGATGGACCGTTACTGAAAATAACTTCAGCAGGGACATTTGTGGTTTTGTGAGTTGGTACCCAAATGCTTAACAAATTGAGCCCTAACAttgggggatgggaggaggtTCAAGAAAAGCTCAATGATTTTTTGAAGACGCATATTTTAAatcaagtatatataaaataatttggcaaAACCAGTTGCAATCCAACAGAAATCATTAAATACCTTGcttgcttttttccctttagaGTTGTGTCTTATCAATCTCACTCACATCAGTGCTAATTTTCCACCTGGCTTTATCCTTCTCTTCTTTGTTTCAGTCATCCACTGGGAAAGACATTCATCCCTTGCTTGCTTATAAATGAATGCCCTCATTACCCTTGCCCATTGATGGAGATTTATTTACTCTGAGTAAACAGATGATAATTAGACACTGTGATGGGAAGGGGCTGGGGCAAAGAAACATTGTTCCTGTCCTTTTCTCTAGCAACtaacatttcattcttttcagAAAGAGACCTTTAGAGGTCTTTATTCCACTGATAAAACATCCAGTGACTAAAACCACTGGGTTCTGGGAACAAGCTCAGGACATCTAGAGGAGATAAAAATACTTGGAGACCTCCCTAAGAACCAATTCCAGTTACATTGTGCTTgaattggagagagagagagagagagagagagtgagtgagagagagagagtgtgataATAGAAAACACCAGATCATCCCAACCTCCCAGGGGGCTAAGGAAGGAGCTTTCCCAGCCTCTTCTAACACTGACttcaaaataaaagacataagGCTGGGATTCTGTAAGTTTTCATGTAATGTAAATCTAGGAGATATTTAGATTACCGTTATGAGAAAAACCCATTCTAACATCCCAGTAAATGCAACTTAGAAAGTTATTTCAATTACAGCGCCCTTCACTTTACTTTGAGTTCTTATGGgtgccacctccacccccacagaGAATTTTGTCCTGAAGTGGGACAGTTATAAAGAGGTCAGCAAATCTCCCAAGACAGAGAATGTTTCAACTTCTTAGTCCCTCTTGTCCCTGCCCAAGTATCAGCCCTGTGAATCAGTTCTGGTAACAATCTTGCAAGAGCACTGGGCAGCTCAGGCTTATTTTTCTTGTACTGAAGTATTGCTTGTTCTAGGAAAGTTAAGAATATGATTCCATTTCTGGAGGTGGGTGGTGTTGGGGTGGGTTGAGGACTTAGGCATATGAAACAAATGTTAGTTTGGCTTTGGTGACCCTTTCCCATGGAAAGCAGCAACACTAGTAAGAACAGAGACGGGGAgactgggtgcgatggctcacgcttgcaatcccagcactttgggagactaaggcaagaggattacttgagcccaagagtttgaaaccagctcaggcaacatagtgagacccccatctctgcaaaaaatttaaaaattagcttaaaaattagccacatgtggtggtagtacatgcccatagtcccagctactttggaggctgaggtagaaggaatgcctgaggctgggaAGCCAAGACTGAGGTGAGCCATGGgagtgctactgtactccagcctgaatgacagagtgagacactgtctccaaaaatagaaaaaagaaagaaaaagaaagaaaaagaaagaaagaaagaaagaaagaaagaaagaaagaaagaaagaaagaaagaaagaaggaaagagaaagaaagaaagaaagaaagaaaacaaaacaggggAAGTATCAATATCAGACACTACTTATATGTAGACCCAGCAGGCCCTGGCCTCCATGGAGTTATTTAAAGGGTCCTTATGAGACCtgctataaacaaaaataattttaatgactgAAAGTTCGTCACTGGGCATACGTCTCCAGAAGACACTtcctttttgtaatatttttaaatatttaatatttttatttttatttacttatttattttgagacaggttctccttctgtcacccaggctaggtagtacagtggcatgatcatagttcactgcagccttgaactcctgggctcaagggattctcttgccttagcctccagagtaactgggattacaggcacacaccagcacacctggctgatttttttattttctatttatttttttttggtggagatgggcagcatcttgtcatgttgcccaggctggtctgaaactcctagcctcaagcaatcttcctgcctcagcctctcaaagtgctgggattataggtgtgagctactgtgccctgcCAGACACTTCCTTTTTCATAGAAgatactctttaaaaatataaatgttgtttgagaagatgaaagaagaaatcatTCTCATTCACCAGTGCCCATGGGGGTAGTGGGGTGAGAGGGGAAAGAATGGGAAATTGAAAGATGAGACCCAATCCAGTAAAGTCAAGCAGGCAGCCTGTGGTTCCTAGGAAATCTCTTTCTCTGAGCTTGCTAAGTGCTGCCTGTCTCTAAGCTCTGGGGTTCCAGATGCTTCCCTGCAGGTCAAGGCAGGAAGACAGAGGGGCAAGCCAAGCTGTGGTCACCGTAGGGAGGAAGAAGGTGTCGGTCCTGTGGCAGGAAGAGGAAGCCAGGGGCCCTGCTAAGAGGCTGACTCACCCCACATCTACTCATTTTGGGGCTGGGTCTACCACTTGTTTATTTGAGAATGGCAGAGGGGGGGAAATGGGAGGACTGCCTGCGAGGTGCAGAGGAACCTGCTATGCAGAGGTCTGAATTGGCTGACCTCAGtcacagaaaaaaagcaggtgcccttttcttcttcctaccCCTAACcagattttatttcaattttctaaTATCATGTGAATCTTGAGGAAAGGCTGAATATAGCCTGGGAGGACTGTTGCCTAATGCAGGGGAAAGATAGCACCAAGTGAGTTGTCAGTTCTTTCTTCCTGCTTGTCTAGTGATTTCCATGCCTCCTCTGTGGAGACAGCATAGCATGGTAGTTAAGAGTCTGGGCTtccagggttcaaatcctggtccTGCTGCCTTCTAGCTGCTGTCTTGGGCAAGTatatttaatctttctgtgcctcagttgcctTATCCGGACAAGTGGGCTAATAGTATCTACCCTCACAGTAGTGTTGTGACAAATAAATGATTTACTACTTGGACAGTGCCTGGAAAAATGCCTGGCAAGTATTAGCCATTACAAAGGTCAATGTGTAATTATGCTGCTTTATAGGTAAGGTGACTGATGGCAACTCGCCAGGCACAATCAGAGGCCGAGAAGGGGTTGGACCTCTTGTTGGTGCTGTGCCCACAATATTTCACAgccttgtttttaaaagataagttgTCTCCATGATCACTCCTCTTTTCTAAGCATAGCGTGGGATTTCAAATGATAAAATTTCAGCAGGCTGCCTTCTCAGGAGATACCAAGAAACATGAGCTGTTAGACTTGGGTTACAGTAAATCACCTTCCATTAAGTTCTGGTTTTCGTTGGTCAGACAGCTGTTCcatttgctaaaaataaatatgtttgccTTTCTATTTGACCTGTAAATGACAGGATCGTCTATGGACAAGCTCTCCAAAGAGTGCCTCTGGCTtaattagtaaaaataattttggactTGAGGTCCAGGGTCTTGGTCCTAGGATCTACTGGATCCATTACAAGCTTCTAAACCTCAACTGAGCATGGCTCATGGTGACAGGACAAGTGCCTGATGCTCTGgtatataaaataggaaaaataagaaCGTCTCTGCTTTAGAGTTGAGGTTAGAAGTGTGAAGTGCTTTGGGGACCCACAGGAGAGATGCTAGATCGGTTCCAAGTAGTCTATCATGCTTAAAGGATTGTCTTTCCATGAccaaagggaaaagagaagttGGAGTttagaaaggattttaaaagtcAGCTAAAGGCTCCAACATTACACCTGTGGTGAACAACCACAGGTAGTGTTGCATTCTTTACCTGGCATTTTTCAGGATGATAtaggagcatttaaaaaatagataagtcAATGAATGCACTTAGGGGGACATTGGCTGCCGCTCCTGTCAGCTGAAAGGTCAGCTATCTACCGTCTTATAAAACGCCCCGAAAATCCTCTAAACCTTAGAGctggggaatttttttaaaaatcggaACCACATCTCCCTGGCTCCGTGCAGTGTGAGTTCTGCAGCTCGGGGGACGCTGCAGTGTGATGTGGTGGAGAGAGCAAGCTTCACGGCTCCTGCCATCCTGACAGCGCCCTCCctcccggcctcagcctcctggttcgCCAAACGGAGGACTGAATTTATGGCTAGCTGGTCTCTGGGGAGCCTTCCAGCTCTGACATTCCCGCCTAGAATAGATCTTCCCGAAGGTTTCGCAGACAGACCAGAGGGGACAGAGCCGGGAAGGCGAAACAGGGACAGGCGAGAGACGCTGCTCCCAACTCGCAGAGGGAGAAAGCGTGTATCCCGGGCTGCCGGGGAGAGTGGAAAGGCAAGGACTGGTGACCACGGGGTTTCTACGCAGCTCCCGGGGAACCACGGCTGGATGGGGGTGGCGGGGAGACTGGGCGCCCATGGGAACGTGGAAGCGGGGAGGCGGCGGCGGGAGCCATGCAGGGTCTGGGTCCCCGGATGCAGGCAGAAGCGATGGGAGATCGTGGGGAGGGTAGCCCAGCGGGCGGCACGGACGACCAGGACAGCCCAGCCGCGAGACGGCTCAGCTCGGGCAGGGGTCGGGGCGCGCTGGGCGCGTGTGGGGACGCACCTGGGTCTCCTCCTCGGAAAGGCCGGCCTCGGCCGCGATGAGGCACAGCGTGGTGGAATCCGGGTGTTTGTCGACCTTGTTGAAGTTGTACTCCAGGATCTCCACCTGGTCCTCCGTGGGGCCGGTCGCGGTCTCCGCCGACATGGTCCTTGCGCGCTGCTGGGCGGGGAGAAGCGGCAGCGGTGAGCGAGGCTGGGGGCCGGCGGGACGCAGCAAAGGAAGGCGGTCGCGGCGCCGCCGggcagccccagcccctggccGCCCCCTCCCGCGGTGCCACAGCCGCGCAAGTCCCCGGCGGCAGCAGGCTGAGCGGGGGCTTACGGCTGCCCCCGACCCGGGCCTCCCTCCCGGGACGGAGCGCTGTTGCGGGCTGACAGCAGACCCTGGCGTCCGGCGCCTCCCGCGCCCCGGGGGACCCCTTGCAGCAACGCCCCCTGGATCCCTGCCTGCGACGGGGGCAAGATAGATGACTCCGCGGGTCCTCACCGCACTCCGGCTCTAAGGAAGGAGTGAAGAGCTAGGGTGATTTTGATAATCCCCTTAAAAGCTTCCTCCCGAAAGGGGGACCTCCCCTGGGGACAGACTTGACAGATCGCGAGGGTGGGTTCGCCCAAGTCCGCTGCTAGCCGGCCTCCTTGGTACGCGGCCTTCTGTCTCTGCAGTGGGTTGGCGCTTTGGGGCCCTCTCCAGGCAGGGCTGCACACCCCACCCTTCCTCCAGAAAAGTTCCCCGCAAGACAAGTTACTTCTCAAAgttggggaggtggaggcggtGCTTTTAATGTCTTTCCATCTTACAGAGATGGAGATAGGTCGCAGAGAAGTGAATTAAGGCGGGGGATTGAGTCACGGGAGAAATTTCCACCTGTGGGCTTGCACGTGCCACTCTGCCGctctgcaacctcctccttcaaCTCTCTGTCCCCGCTCTTTCTAAGTATGCTTTAGTGAGTCCCCGGCCTGCAGTCGCCAGGCCGCTATTTCACAATTTACGGCAAAGAACCTGCCTCACTGTGTGCTCCCCGAGGGGagggcttggccgggcgcggtggctcaagcctgtaatcccagcactttgggaggccgagacgggcggatcacgaggtcgggagatcgagaccatcctggctaacacggtgaaaccccgtctctattaagaaatacaaaaaactagccgggcgaggtggcgggcgcctgtagtcccagctactcgggaggctgaggccggagaatggcgtgaacccgggaggtggagcttgcagtgagctgagatccggccactgcactccagcctgggcgacagagcgagactcccgtctcaaaaaaaaaaaaaaaaaaaaaaaaaaaaaaaaaaaaagatgcagccACAATCCAACTGAGGAGGATCCAGTcagctttcttttaaaatttcagactTCCCTGTGATTGTactaaaatttattataaagtcAGGAAAATGGGCCCATCACAAGCTTCACGATCTCTCGCATTCTCCTTACTTTAAAGCCAACCATTACCCTAGCAAATGTGAAGCAACATGACTTCCTGCTGGGTTATCTCCATACCTACAAAGTCTCTGAATTGGgaccaaaaacttaaaaattttaaaaattggcagaTGTAACCCCATCCACCTCCTCCTCCTAATTTAAGATACATGAAGGTATAGGAAGTTGGAGTCTTCAAGATATCCTTGGCTGTGGGTTTGGCACACCTGTCAGGACTAGACTGTTGCTAACAGTAAAAGACAAGGGCAAGTGTGGGAATCACGTTGATTTGTTGTTTTAACAAACAATTGCAAAATCATCCAGCACAATCCTGAGTAGGTTGTGATGTGGTTTGTGCCTGGGATGAGCCACACTTCACTGATGCGCTGGCAGAATGTACCCAATGCTGTTATAACCTTCTCCACTGTGACTTGCATCTTCTACTTCCTAAATAAATGTCTTTACCTGTCCTTTGGGTCACTTTGAAGGGGCTTTCAGGCACAACGGGAAGTCATTCTACTGTGAGAGTCTGGCTCAAGTCACTTGCCAAGCCACCATGAAATCCCATGTTTTTAGGGGATTCTGTGCTTTCCCACCTAAAAATCATAGCACTGATTCCTGTCACGATGCTGGGCAGGAGAGGGTCATACCAGGTCAGAAACACTTCCTCTTCTGTGTGCATCCATCGCCCCTACCTTTGACACACAACTTCAGAGCTGGGAAGAACCTTGCAAATTACCTCTTCCAGTCTTCTTCTGTAGCAGCCCGGGAAAATGAGCATAGGAAGACTAACTTTCTGAATGTTACCCAGCTGGTGACCTGTGCTCCGCTAGACCCTTCTCAGTGGGGCAGTCTGTCATTAGTCTGGTAGGAAAAATCAGGAGGGCAGTAATCATAACGCAGGCAGGAGCTCATTGCCATTTTGAATAGGCATGGACTCTCCTAGTAGGACACTAATTCTAGCCAAAGTTGCCCACGGGAACAACCTATCACTGCTTGCTTTGCTTGAAAGAAAACAAGGGCTGGGAGACCGCTGCCTCTGATTTTACTTCTTGCCTTAGAAAGGTTCCAGCTGATTTTATGTAACATAGTTGTGCCGCCTCTTCCATGAAAACTTTGGCTTTGTCTTTGTAGAATCCTCAGTCCTTCAGAAATATTAATTTCTAAACTGACTGTTCTGCATATACTTTCCCCTCTTTTTTGGTTATTTAATTCCTGTTATAAAACTCAAgggctcggccgggcgcggtggctcaagcctgtaatcccagcactttgggaggccgagacgggcggatcatgaggtcaggagatcgagaccatcctggctaacacggtgaaaccccgtctctactaaaaatacaagaaaattagacaggcgaggtggcgggcgcctgtagtcccagctactcgggaggctgaggcaggagaatggcgtgaacccgggggggcggagcttgcagtgagccgagatcgcgccactgcactgcagcctggggcacagagcaagactccgtctcaaaaaaaaaaaaaaaaaaaaaaaaactcaagggCTGCTATTGG
This window contains:
- the LOC105463559 gene encoding homeodomain-only protein is translated as MSAETATGPTEDQVEILEYNFNKVDKHPDSTTLCLIAAEAGLSEEETQKWFKQRLAKWRRSEGLPSECRSVTD